The DNA region TCTCGCCCCCTTGAATCGTCAAATCCTCTGTGTCTATTTTTATTTGACCACCCTGCCCTGACCCTCCCACTGCTACTTCAGCTCTGAAGCCACTACGAACTCCAGAAGGAGACTGACCGCTAATCGTAATCGCCCGAGCATTAACTTCGATGCTACCGCCATCACCAGACCCTTCAGTTGAAGTATTCAGGGTCGCTCCATCCTGTAAATTCAGTATGTCCGTATTGAGAATAATGGTACCCCCTGTCCCTGCGACATTACCAAAGACCCCTGCATTAATGGATGTGATATCCCTCGACTCCACAGCACCATTAAGGTCAATGATTTGAGCATTAATGACAACATTACCTGCAGACCCTGCTGCATCAGTGATGGATTCAATAAGTGCACCATCGCTCAGCTCTAACCGTTCGGCCTGAATTAAAATATCTCCACCCTGGGCTGTCGCTGTGGCACTGCTATCCACTTCCGTCGTTAAAGTACTACTAAAACCATTACCGTTAATTCCAGATAGCGATATTAACTTAGCTTGAAGATCGATACTGCCACCTTTTCCTGTGCCTTCTGTATCAGCATCAAAAAGCGCACCATCTCTTAAAAATAGGCGATTAGCCCGAAGTGTTAAATTTCCGCCCGCACCACTGACCTCTGATTCAAGATTGACAAATGACCCGGAACCTCCTGAAGTATTTCCTTGAAAAATTGCATCACCTGTAACAGTGAGAATCAAGTCTCCGGCATCACCTACACCTTCAGATTCTGCTCCCAACAATGCACCATCGTCTGCGAGAAATGTTTGAGTCTTAATGAAAACATTACCGCCTCGACCGGTGGCACCGACTTTATCGTCAACTTTGGAACTGAGTAAACTGCGTCCTCCATCTGCTCCGACTCCGCTCAATTCAACATAATCTGCTGTAATGTTGATACTGCCGCTGTTTCCTGCGCTTTCAGTTTCCGCTCGAATTTCTCCGCCATCCAAGATTCGGAATTGATTTGTGACGATATTAATGTCACCGCCTTGCCCTGTGGCATTCGCTTTATCATCGACTTTAGAACCGAGAAAACTAAACCCATCGTCAATCCCAGAGCCACTCAATTCAACATGATTTGCGCGGATGTTGATGTCTCCGCCATTCTCTACGCTTTCAGCTTCTGTTCTAACCACTCCTCCATCTAGGATCAGGAATTGATCCGTAAAAATATTAATGTCGCCGCCATTACCACCAATGGAAGCATTTTCGTCAACTTCGCTGATGATACGACTTGGACTTCCTGAAGATGTTTCACCTGTCACATCGATCTGTTCGGAACCATATATATTGATATCGCCAGCAGCGGTAGACCCTTCATTGATGACGCTAATGCGCGATCGCCCCTGCAAAGAAACACGCTTTCCTTGGAGCTGAACAGCACCACCTCCATTACCTTCATTGAAGATTTCAGAGTAATTTTGGAAAATAATATCGCGCCACTCTCCCACTGAAGGCTGGGTGCCGAAAGCTTGCTGTCCATTTACAGTCGTGAGAGGGACTAAAGCATCCGTTGCAGCGAACAGCTCAACTCGACCTTCCGACGCCTCTACAAGAACATCATCAAATGAGATTGAGCCACCAACAAGTCCAAAAGTTTGACCAGATTGAACCTCTAAGAACGGACCATTACCTGTAATATCACCAGGATAACTACCTAGCTGTAGTCCAATAGGTACTGAGACGGTTAACAAAGGTGCAGTACTAGGCACTATGGCACTAAACTCGAAGCCATTTTCAAAGACAACACTGTCTGCCGTGCTGGCAATAAACGAACCAGGTAAGGACAAGCTGGCATTCCCACCGAAAGCAATACCATTTGGGTTAATCAGAAATAGATCTGGGTTATTGCCGCCTGTAAGACTTATTTCTCCATCAATGAAAGATGCATTAATTCCTGTAACTCTCCCAACAATGGCATCTACTGTGCTTTGACCCATATTTAGATCAAATGACACATTTTCTGTACCTGGAGAAAATTCTGAAAAGCTGTGGAATAAGGTTGTTAGTTGTTGGGTTCCGCCTGTGATGCTGAAAGGTCCACCACCATTAACTATGGTATTGACGGTACTATCTGCTGCCACGACCTGAGCTAGAGAGGGAGTTGCCCCCATTGCGAAAAGATGACTGAAACCTAGGAAAACCCATAGTCTCTTAGGATCGATAAGATTTGACAGTTTATTTATCACTGTTACGACAAGCATCTGGATAGACGAATTAAATCTAAGTATTGTTTTTTCAATACACCCTGATTTCTAAGCAAACCTTTAGCAAAATCTCATACAACAAAAAGTGTGTGAAATACAACCCCAATAAAAGCTAATAGCTTTAGCTAGGATTCTCCCATTAAATCTTTTTGTGCTTCTCACTATAAGCTGTTATAAAACAATCGAGCAGAATATTAAGATGAAGATTCTGTGAGATTTAGAAAACCCGATATAGAAAAAGAAAGAAATAGGGATTTGATGATTGGATATAAAGAAATGAGTCTATGCCGTCAAGAATAATATCGCCAATTCCTAAAAAATATTGATGATATGTTGGGCTTGTTTTAACTCATTCCTCTTGCCATATGCAAGTAGCGATTTATTTTGTCTTGAGGGTCTGGAAGTCTTTTATGGTAGCGCTAGAAAGGGATTTGCTTTGTCGTGATGATTGAAATAAATTGATTTTTTTTGCTGCGGATTTCTTCTGCTCTGCTCTTAAAATATAGTGGTGCTATCTTCCTTTTCTTGAAGCCCAGAATTGCTCTGAAAAAACAAACAGAGTTTGCATGCACTTATTTGTTTCTCTATTAATTAATGTCCGAAATAGTTGGCGGGGATATTTAATCCAAGCTATTGCTTGATTTTTTGTTTAAGCTCTGTAGCTGGATCTTTGATATTTCGTCATGCACAATTACTGATTTATCTATTCTTAGACAGTATTATAGTGATTATCTAGAGAACTCAGAAGTAGGAATAGTGAATTCTAAATTGTTATTTCATTCTTTAAAGCTTGCACTTCTCACTTCCGGAGTTTGGGCGATCGCCGTAACGCAGGTTATGGCAGTACCTTTTACTCCTCCGTCAGATAATTCTGCTCCTCGCCAAGTGAGCGGTGGTGCATCGCGTGGGAACTTACAGTTCGTTCCTCCTTCTGAGAATTCTGCTCCTCGCCAGGGTAGTGGTGGTGCTTCAAGAATTGGTGGATTTATTCCTCCCTCGGATGCTACAGCTCCACATCAGTCATCAGGTGGCGCATCACGAACTGGAGGATTCACACCCCCATCGGACGCAACCTCTCCCAATCAGTCAGTGGGCGGCGCATCACGAGGATTTGAATTTATTCCTCCTACCGATAACCCTATTCCTCAAAGTTCAAGTAGTGGCGCATCCCGTGACGGCTTTAACTTTATCCCTCCGCCAGATAGTGTGGCTCCCATTGTGGCCAGTGGTGGTTCGTCTAGAGAGGGTCTGTTTGTCCCCGCTCCTGATAATGCGAAACCTATTAATGCTGCTAGCGGTTCTTCGCGGACAAATCTTTATGGCACAAGTGCAGAAGCGTTTCAGAGCATCAACGAGTCAATACTTGCGATTACACCTGAGAGCTTTTATGGACAGACATTGGAAGCACGTCCAACGATTCTGGTGTATCTTCCTCGTTCAGATGCCCAACAAGCAATTTTTAGATTAAAAGACGAATCTCAGAATCTTATATATGAGCAGCTTGTCCCTATCTCAGAACAAGCAGGAATTATCATGATTCAGCTTCCCAAAACAGCACCAGCTCTAGCTGTTAATCAGAATTACCAATGGTTTTTGACCTTGCAAACGGAAGACCATATCACCCCAGCTAGTCCCTTTGTTGATGCTTGGATTAAGCGGGTAGAGCCTAGTGCGGAGCTAGCGGATAATCTTATGAATGTCGAGTCTGCTAAAGCCGCAGAGGTCTTAGCTCAAAATGGCATTTGGTACGATACAGTGGCAATTATGGCTGATTTGCGATCTTTACAAAGTGATG from [Leptolyngbya] sp. PCC 7376 includes:
- a CDS encoding filamentous hemagglutinin N-terminal domain-containing protein; amino-acid sequence: MGATPSLAQVVAADSTVNTIVNGGGPFSITGGTQQLTTLFHSFSEFSPGTENVSFDLNMGQSTVDAIVGRVTGINASFIDGEISLTGGNNPDLFLINPNGIAFGGNASLSLPGSFIASTADSVVFENGFEFSAIVPSTAPLLTVSVPIGLQLGSYPGDITGNGPFLEVQSGQTFGLVGGSISFDDVLVEASEGRVELFAATDALVPLTTVNGQQAFGTQPSVGEWRDIIFQNYSEIFNEGNGGGAVQLQGKRVSLQGRSRISVINEGSTAAGDINIYGSEQIDVTGETSSGSPSRIISEVDENASIGGNGGDINIFTDQFLILDGGVVRTEAESVENGGDINIRANHVELSGSGIDDGFSFLGSKVDDKANATGQGGDINIVTNQFRILDGGEIRAETESAGNSGSINITADYVELSGVGADGGRSLLSSKVDDKVGATGRGGNVFIKTQTFLADDGALLGAESEGVGDAGDLILTVTGDAIFQGNTSGGSGSFVNLESEVSGAGGNLTLRANRLFLRDGALFDADTEGTGKGGSIDLQAKLISLSGINGNGFSSTLTTEVDSSATATAQGGDILIQAERLELSDGALIESITDAAGSAGNVVINAQIIDLNGAVESRDITSINAGVFGNVAGTGGTIILNTDILNLQDGATLNTSTEGSGDGGSIEVNARAITISGQSPSGVRSGFRAEVAVGGSGQGGQIKIDTEDLTIQGGEITTSTAGKNDAGQIVIVSAGDINADASDIRSEVLLGAIGNGGGINIKAQNLNFSNQSRVTVATNAQGNAGEIAVMAANDLNFTGNSQLISSVGDNAQGNAGRIDVSAGGEITLNNSSFRSDVGIDAIGNGGSITVVGNNIDFSNNAQLTTTTRGIGDAGRIEIKALDIVHLSSQSRVSSSAEATAIGNGGDIFFSARRFDLRDASIRANNLSDGGQGGNVELVSRDRVILERSDITAITNSGDGGNLNLDVGEVLFLRDHSLLSTTAGQAGGGGNGGNINLTAPLILSFPSENSDIVANAFTGNGGNIILTTKSLLGLAFRPQLTPESDITASSQFGVSGAVTINDFLADLESGLITTAASLTDPSDEIVQGCSSNRRNAFIATGRGGIPLSPNQTVSRDRLWMDTRNITSDIVASPIFSSPSLVTRPALTEANAWHTTSTGQVELIAVNASSPTIGGGASCSG
- a CDS encoding DUF928 domain-containing protein produces the protein MNSKLLFHSLKLALLTSGVWAIAVTQVMAVPFTPPSDNSAPRQVSGGASRGNLQFVPPSENSAPRQGSGGASRIGGFIPPSDATAPHQSSGGASRTGGFTPPSDATSPNQSVGGASRGFEFIPPTDNPIPQSSSSGASRDGFNFIPPPDSVAPIVASGGSSREGLFVPAPDNAKPINAASGSSRTNLYGTSAEAFQSINESILAITPESFYGQTLEARPTILVYLPRSDAQQAIFRLKDESQNLIYEQLVPISEQAGIIMIQLPKTAPALAVNQNYQWFLTLQTEDHITPASPFVDAWIKRVEPSAELADNLMNVESAKAAEVLAQNGIWYDTVAIMADLRSLQSDVGTNEDWSELLISVGLDRVTEAPILTTINN